One stretch of Chryseobacterium indologenes DNA includes these proteins:
- a CDS encoding helix-turn-helix domain-containing protein, whose product MSTFSKVLYSMVGEKLKSLRINKKLSQTELSAKIPNIGRTSISNIEKGKQHPPLHILYQICNELDIDIQSILPAYSEIEKEIESKNKGEVEKFLDDKNLDDKTKEFLEKLINKNLKND is encoded by the coding sequence ATGAGCACATTCAGTAAAGTCTTATATTCAATGGTTGGGGAAAAACTCAAATCATTAAGAATCAATAAAAAATTGAGTCAAACTGAATTATCAGCAAAAATCCCCAATATTGGCAGAACCTCTATATCAAATATAGAGAAAGGCAAACAGCACCCTCCATTACATATACTATATCAAATATGTAATGAATTGGATATTGATATTCAATCTATCTTACCCGCATATTCTGAAATAGAGAAAGAAATTGAATCAAAAAATAAAGGTGAGGTAGAAAAATTTTTAGATGATAAAAATCTAGATGATAAAACAAAAGAATTTCTTGAAAAATTAATCAATAAAAATTTGAAAAATGACTAA